CTTCGAGAGGCTGGGATTCCAGTCTAGGCGTCGCGCGGCTGCCGTGACGGCAGCTTGGGCCACGCGACGACGAACACCGCGATGAGGGCGGGCGCGACCGACCAGATGGTGCCCGTGAGGTCGCCCACGATCAGCACCGATCCGCCCGGGCCCGGCAGGGTGAGCACGGCGACCGCCACGACGATGCCCGCGCCGGCCGCGGCCGCGGCCGCTCGCCCGCCCGCGACGAGACGCATGCCGAGCAGCAGTGCCGCGACCCCGACGAGTGCGGCGACGAGACCCCACGGGATCGAGACCTCGCCGACCTGCAGCGTTGCGCGGTGTCCGACCGTGCCGAGGGTGCCGTAGGCGAGCCCGACCAGGAAGGCGACGACGATCGTGCCGATTCGGCTGCTCCGGTTCGTCATTTCGGCTGCTGCGTGACGGTGTACGTGACGGCCTCGCCGTCGCCCGCGAGGAGCACGATGTACTCGCCGTCGGAGTACACGACGGCGCTCGCGTTGTCACCGCTCAGGGTGGTGTCCTCGGTGAATCCCGCCGCCTCGAGCTTCGCGGCCGCATCGGCGACGGGGTCCGCCGCGCTCGACGAGACGATCACGATCCATCCTTCGGACCCTGCTGAGCCCGCGGCGAACGTGATCTCGCCGTCGACGAGCGCGATCGACGCGGGGAAGTCGGCGGGCAGTTCGCCGCTCAGGCTGACGTCGCCGCCCGTGGCGTCTTTGATGGCGTCTTCGACGCCCTGGTTGACGAGGTCGCCGGGGTTCGGGAAGCAGCCGGTGAGCAGCGTCGCGGTCACCGCGGCGATCACCACCGCAGTGCCCGCACGGCGGTGGGTGATGGACTGTCGCATGGCCGGCTCCTCGCGTGCAGCGGTCTGGGAGAGGGCGGGCAGGCGCCACGCGGCATCCGATCGCCCCTGCTCGGAATTCTATCGCCCGGCCCCACCGGGGCGATGGCGTAGCGTGGGGCGGGACACGGAACGGGCCGTGCGGAGAGGACCGATGATGGCCGAGCCCAGCACCAACGAGAATGCGCCCGATGTGCGCGTCGAGCGCGACGGCGGCCTCGCGATCGTGACGATCGACCGCCCGAAGGCGCTGAACGCCCTCTCCCCCGACGTGCTCTCCGCCCTGCTCGGCGCCGTCGAGTCGCTCGCCGCCGAAGGCAGCGCCGTGCGCGGCGTGCTGGTCACCGGCGCGGGCGGTCGCGCGTTCGTCGCGGGGGCCGACATCCGGTCGATGGCGGGACTCACGCCGGAGCAGGGCGAGGAGGCGTCGCGCCTCGGCCACCGTGTGGCCGCGGCGATCGAGGGCCTGTCCGCCCCTGTGATCGCGTGCGTCGACGGCTTCGCGCTCGGCGGCGGCCTCGAGCTCGCGCTCGCCTGCGACTTCATCTACGCGACGGATGCCTCGACCTTCGGTCAACCCGAGGTGCATCTGGGTCTCATCCCGGGCTTCGGAGGCACCGTGCGCCTCCCCCGGGCGGTCGGACTCGCCCGCGCGAAGGAGCTCATCTACACGGGCAGGCGCATCGACGCGGCCGAAGCGGTCGCGATCGGCCTCGTCGTGCGGTCGTTCCCCGACCGCGAGTCACTCTTCGCGGGGGCCAGGGCCACGCTCGCTGACGTGGGTGCGAACGCCGCGCCCGCGGTGGCCCTCGCCAAGCGGGTGCTCGTCGACGCCGCGGGCCGCCGCACGGAGTCGGCGACCGAGCTCGAGATCGCGGCCTTCGGCGATGCGTTCCGCACGAATGACATGCGCGAGGGCGTCGCAGCCTTCATCGACAAGCGCGACCCCGTCTTCACCGGCGTCTGAGCCGACGAGGCGATGCGGCACATCTGCGCCGCGGCTTCGGTCAGCCCGCGCGCGACGACAGCCAGGCGACGCCGTCGAACCGCACGCCGTCGGAGCCGAACATCTCGAGGTGGAGGTGCGGGCCGGTCGACTGACCGGTCGTGCCGACGAGTCCGAGTTGCTGCCCTGCGGTGACCTGCTGACCGACCGCGACGGCGATCGAGCCGTTCTGCATGTGGGCGTACGAGCTCGTGATGAGCTGGCCGCCGATGTTGTGCTGCACCTCGACGTTGACGCCGAGTCCGCCGCCGTTCTCGGTCGCGAGCACGACCACGCCGTCGGCGATCGACATCACGGGCGTGCCGTTGCCGGGGGTGAAGTCGACGCCGTCGTGGAAGGTCGAGCAGCCCGAGCACGGCGCCGAGCGCGGGCCGAAGCCGCCGCTGCGCTTGCCGGGGTTCTGCACCGGCCAGACGATCGCGTCCGTGTCGATGAGCTCCACACTGCCGAGGCTCGCGACCTGCGACGTGATGGGCGGCGGCGCGGCCTCGACGGCGTACTGCTCTGCCGCGAGCTGCGACATGACGCCCTCACTGCCGACCTCGACGGTCTGCGGCGCGTATTCGATCGTGTCTTCGACCGGCGCGTAGACCGAGGCGCGCGCATCCGAGTCGGTCGCGGTGACGGCGAGCGCGGGAACGCTCGTGGCGACCATCATGGCCGCTGCGAACGACATCGCGATGACGGAGAGGGTCGGCCGAAGCGACACGGTGCCCGTGCGAACGGCGCCGATGCGAGCGGGGCCCGTGCGGGCACGGCTGCTGCGGGCGTCGTCGAAGCGAGCGAAGCTGCTCCGGATGCCGGCGGTGAGCCGGCTGATGCGGAGTTCGGAGGTCGGGCGGGCAGGGCTGGAGGTGGCCGCGCGGCGGCCGTGCTTGGGGGGAGTCATATATGGGGTGCGTTACGTATTTTCTGAGTCAGGTGCGAGACAACCTCAGCTACGGTACGCACCGACTCTGGGAGGAACCTCCAATGCGCATGCATGTTCCCCCCGAACGTGAGAGCGGTCTCCCCTTGATGCGACGCGAAAAGCCGCACTGCGAAAAGCGGATGCCCCGGGGTCGATCGACCCCGGGGCATCCGCTCGTCTGCGGCAGCGCCTGCTAGTTCTGCTTCTTCAGGCGCGACGTCGTGCGGGCACGGGCGGTCGCGTCGAGCTCGACCTTGCGGATGCGCACGGCGGCCGGCGTGACCTCGACGCACTCGTCTTCACGGGCGAACTCGAGGCACTCCTCGAGCGAGAGCTGGCGCGAGGGCGTCATCGACTCGAACGTGTCGGAGGTCGACTGACGCATGTTGGTCAGCTTCTTCTCCTTGGTGATGTTCACGTCCATGTCGTCGTTGCGCGAGTTCTCGCCGATGACCATGCCCTCGTAGACCTCTTCGGTCGGGTTCACGAAGAACGTCATGCGCTCCTGCAGGGCGATGATCGCGAACGGCGTCACGACGCCCGAGCGGTCGGCGACGATCGAGCCGTTGTTGCGCGTCACGATCTGGCCGGCCCACGCGTCGTAGCCGTGGGAGATCGCGTTCGCGATTCCAGTGCCGCGCGTGGTGGTCATGAACTCGGTGCGGAAGCCGATGAGCCCGCGGCTCGGCACGATGAACTCCATGCGCACCCAGCCCGTGCCGTGGTTCGACATGTTGTCCATACGGCCCTTGCGAGACGCGAGGAGCTGCGTGATCGCGCCGAGGTACTCCTCGGGAGCGTCGATCGTGAGGTGCTCGTAGGGCTCGTGCACCTTGCCGTCGACCTGCTTGGTGACCACCTGCGGCTTGCCGACCGTGAGCTCGTAGCCCTCACGACGCATCTGCTCGACGAGGATCGCGAGCGCGAGCTCGCCTCGGCCCTGCACCTCCCACGAGTCGGGGCGGCCGATGTCGACGACCTTCAGCGACACGTTGCCGACGAGTTCGCGGTCGAGGCGGTCCTTCACCATGCGGGCAGTGAGCTTGTGGCCCTTGACCTTGCCGACGAGCGGCGACGTGTTCGTGCCGATCGTCATCGAGATCGCGGGCTCGTCGACCGCGATGATCGGGAGGGGACGCACATCTTCGGGGTCGGCGAGCGTGTCGCCGATCATGATGTCCTCGAAGCCCGCGACCACGGCGATGTCGCCGGGGCCGGCGCTCTCGGCCGGGTAGCGGTCGAGCGCCTTCGTGAGGAAGAGCTCGGTCACGCGCACGTTCTGGACGGTGCCGTCGTGCTTGACCCAGGCGACCGTCTGGCCCTTCTTGATGGTGCCGTGGAAGACGCGGAGCAGGGCGAGGCGGCCCAGGAACGGCGACGCGTCGAGGTTCGTGACGTGCGCCTGCAGCGGGTGCTCGTCGTCGTAGGTCGGCGCCGGGATGTGCTGCAGGATCGCCTCGAACAGCGGCTCGAGGTCTGCGTTGTCGGGGAGTTCGCCGTTGCCGGGCTTGTTGTGGCTCGCAGCACCGTTGCGGCCCGAGGCGTAGACGACCGGCACGTCGAGGATCGCATCGAGGTCGAGGTCGGGCACGTCGTCGGCGAGGTCGGAGGCGAGGCCGAGCAGCAGGTCCTGGCTCTCGGCGACGACCTCGTCGATGCGCGCGTCGGGACGGTCGGTCTTGTTGACGAGGAGGATCACCGGCATGCGGGCCTCGAGTGCCTTGCGGAGCACGAAGCGGGTCTGCGGCAGCGGGCCCTCGCTCGAGTCGACGAGGAGGACGACGCCGTCGACCATCGACAGGCCGCGCTCCACCTCGCCACCGAAGTCGGCGTGACCCGGGGTGTCGATCACGTTGATCGTGATCGGGCCTTCGGTGGCGTGCGCACCCTGGTACGTGATCGCCGTGTTCTTGGCGAGGATCGTGATGCCCTTTTCGCGCTCGAGCTCGTTCGAGTCCATCGCGCGCTCTTCGACGTGCGCGTGCGCGTCGAAGGAGTGCGTCTGGTTGAGCATCGCGTCGACGAGCGTGGTCTTGCCGTGGTCGACGTGTGCGACGATCGCGACGTTTCGCAGATCATTCCGGGTGGCGTTGGCCATGTTTGGTCCTCGAGGGTGCCGGCCCCCCGTCGCCCCCGAGCAAGAGATCAGCGCACGGAGACAGCGTGGAAGCGCTGAGATGAAGGTCTGTGGGGAGCGCAGGATGCCGCAGTGACGGCGTGCGCCCCTCTAGCGTACCCTGTCGCGCGCCCGTCAAGCTGAGAACGCGAAAGCGCCCGGCCTCCGAATGATCGGATGCCGGGCGCTCGCGTGGCGCATGTGCCGCTCGGTGCCTAGGCGCCCAGCTCGATGCTCGCTCCGGGGATCGCCGCGAGGAGATCCTTCGTGTACTGCTCCTGCGGGCTGTCGAACACCTCGTCGGTGGTCGCCGCCTCGACGATGCGGCCCTTCTGCATCACGCAGACGTGGTCGGCGATGACGCGCACGACCGCGAGGTCGTGCGTGATGAAGAGGTACGTCAGCCCGAGCTCGGCCTGCAGGTCGGCGAGCAGGCGCAAGATCTGAGCCTGCACGAGCACGTCGAGCGCCGAAACGGCCTCGTCGAGCACCACGATCTCGGGCTTCAGTGCGAGTGCACGCGCGATGGCGATGCGCTGGCGCTGACCGCCCGAGAGCTCGTTCGGGTAGCGGCTGATGAGCGTGCGCGGCAGCGAGACCTGGTCGAGCAGCTCGTAGACCCGCTCACGACGCGAGGCGTTGGTGCCGACCTTGTGCGTGAACAACGGTTCGGCGATGGTGTTGCCGATGTTGCGCAGCGGGTTCAGCGAACCGTACGGGTCCTGGAAGACCGGCTGCATGCGGCTGCGGAGGTTGAAGAGCTCCTTGCCGGTCACGCTCGCCAGGTCTTTTCCGCCGACGACGATCTTGCCGCTCGTCGCGTCTTCGAGCTTCAGCAGCATCTTCGCGACGGTCGACTTGCCCGAGCCCGACTCGCCCACGAGCGCCATGGTGGTGCCCTTGGGGATCTGGAACGAGACCTTGTCGACCGCGGTGAACTCGCCCGAACCACGGATCTTGAAGACCTTGGTGAGGTCTTCGACGACGATCGCCGGTGCGGCTTCAGGTGCTGCGGCCAGCGCCTCGGCACGCGCCTCGGCGGTCGCGATCAGGTCGATCGCGTCGCCTGCGGCATGTGCTGCGCCCTCGGCCATCGACGACTCGGCCGCCGAGATCGAACCCGTCGCCTGGATGCGGCGCGAAGCGAGGCTCGGCGCCGCGGCGACGAGACGCTGCGTGTAGGGGTGCTGCGGGTTCTGCAGGATCTCGACCGACGGTCCCGACTCCACGACGCGGCCCTTGTACATGACCACGAGCTGCTCGGCGCGCTCGGCGGCGAGGCCGAGGTCGTGCGTGATGAACAGCAGGGTCGTGCCGAGTTCACGGGTGAGCGACTCGAGGTGGTCGAGGATGACGCGCTGCACCGTGACGTCGAGCGCCGAGGTCGGCTCGTCGGCGATGAGCAGCTGCGGGTTGGCCGCGAGCCCCATGCCGATCAGCACGCGCTGGCGCATGCCGCCCGAGAACTGGTGCGGGAACTGACGCATGCGGCGATCGGCGTCGCCGAGGCCCGCCTGCTTCAGCACCTGGATGGCGCGCTGCTTGACCTCTTTGCGACCCGTGGCGATGCCGTTGGCCTTGATGGCCTCCTCGACCTGGAAGCCGATCGACCACACCGGGTTGAGGTTCGACATCGGGTCTTGCGGGACGAAGCCGATCTTGCGGCCGCGGACGGTCTGCATCTCCTTCTTCGATGCCTTGGTGAGGTCCTGGCCGTCGAGGAGGATCTGACCGCCCGACACGTGGCCGGTGCCCGGGAGCAGGTTGATGATCGCATGCGCGGTCGTCGACTTGCCGGAGCCCGACTCCCCCACGATCGCGAGGCTCTGCCCGCGATAGAGGGTGATGTTGACACCGTCGACGGCCTTGACGAGACCGTCCTGGGTGTTGAAGCCGACCTGGAGATCCTTGATCTCGAGGAGCGGCCGTTCGGCGCCAGCGGCGCGTTCTGTTTGCACGTTCGATCCGTTCGAAGTCTCGCTCATCGCTGCGCCCTCGCCTTCGGGTCGAGCGCGTCGCGCACGACCTCGCCGAGCATGATGAAGCTCAGCACGGTGACCGACAGTGCGATCGAGGGCAGGATCAGCGTCTGGGGCGCGGTGCGCAGCGAGGTCTGGGCCTGGCTGATGTCGTTGCCCCACGACATGATGTCGGTCGGCAGGCCGACGCCGAGGAACGACAGGGTCGCCTCGGCGACGATCGCGCCGGCGAGCGAGATGGTCGTGATGACGAGCACCGGTGCGATCGAGTTCGGCAGCACGTGGCGCAGCAGGATGCGGAATCGCGAGACGCCGAGTGCCGTCGACGCCATGACGAAGTCGGCGTTCTTCACCCGCAGGATCTCGGCTCGCAGCACACGGGCGGTCGCGGGCCACGCGAACAATCCGATCGCGAGCGAGATCACCCACACGTTCCGGTACTGGGAGAGCACCGACATGATGACGACGGCGGCGAGGATGTAGGGGATCGAGAAGAAGATGTCGCCCAGGCGCGAGAGCACCGAGTCGAGCCATCCGCCGTAGAAGCCTGCGAACGCACCGAAGACGATGCCGAGCAGCGCC
The DNA window shown above is from Agromyces cerinus and carries:
- a CDS encoding dipeptide ABC transporter ATP-binding protein, whose amino-acid sequence is MSETSNGSNVQTERAAGAERPLLEIKDLQVGFNTQDGLVKAVDGVNITLYRGQSLAIVGESGSGKSTTAHAIINLLPGTGHVSGGQILLDGQDLTKASKKEMQTVRGRKIGFVPQDPMSNLNPVWSIGFQVEEAIKANGIATGRKEVKQRAIQVLKQAGLGDADRRMRQFPHQFSGGMRQRVLIGMGLAANPQLLIADEPTSALDVTVQRVILDHLESLTRELGTTLLFITHDLGLAAERAEQLVVMYKGRVVESGPSVEILQNPQHPYTQRLVAAAPSLASRRIQATGSISAAESSMAEGAAHAAGDAIDLIATAEARAEALAAAPEAAPAIVVEDLTKVFKIRGSGEFTAVDKVSFQIPKGTTMALVGESGSGKSTVAKMLLKLEDATSGKIVVGGKDLASVTGKELFNLRSRMQPVFQDPYGSLNPLRNIGNTIAEPLFTHKVGTNASRRERVYELLDQVSLPRTLISRYPNELSGGQRQRIAIARALALKPEIVVLDEAVSALDVLVQAQILRLLADLQAELGLTYLFITHDLAVVRVIADHVCVMQKGRIVEAATTDEVFDSPQEQYTKDLLAAIPGASIELGA
- a CDS encoding M23 family metallopeptidase encodes the protein MTPPKHGRRAATSSPARPTSELRISRLTAGIRSSFARFDDARSSRARTGPARIGAVRTGTVSLRPTLSVIAMSFAAAMMVATSVPALAVTATDSDARASVYAPVEDTIEYAPQTVEVGSEGVMSQLAAEQYAVEAAPPPITSQVASLGSVELIDTDAIVWPVQNPGKRSGGFGPRSAPCSGCSTFHDGVDFTPGNGTPVMSIADGVVVLATENGGGLGVNVEVQHNIGGQLITSSYAHMQNGSIAVAVGQQVTAGQQLGLVGTTGQSTGPHLHLEMFGSDGVRFDGVAWLSSRAG
- a CDS encoding enoyl-CoA hydratase/isomerase family protein is translated as MAEPSTNENAPDVRVERDGGLAIVTIDRPKALNALSPDVLSALLGAVESLAAEGSAVRGVLVTGAGGRAFVAGADIRSMAGLTPEQGEEASRLGHRVAAAIEGLSAPVIACVDGFALGGGLELALACDFIYATDASTFGQPEVHLGLIPGFGGTVRLPRAVGLARAKELIYTGRRIDAAEAVAIGLVVRSFPDRESLFAGARATLADVGANAAPAVALAKRVLVDAAGRRTESATELEIAAFGDAFRTNDMREGVAAFIDKRDPVFTGV
- a CDS encoding DUF6113 family protein, with the protein product MTNRSSRIGTIVVAFLVGLAYGTLGTVGHRATLQVGEVSIPWGLVAALVGVAALLLGMRLVAGGRAAAAAAGAGIVVAVAVLTLPGPGGSVLIVGDLTGTIWSVAPALIAVFVVAWPKLPSRQPRDA
- the typA gene encoding translational GTPase TypA — translated: MANATRNDLRNVAIVAHVDHGKTTLVDAMLNQTHSFDAHAHVEERAMDSNELEREKGITILAKNTAITYQGAHATEGPITINVIDTPGHADFGGEVERGLSMVDGVVLLVDSSEGPLPQTRFVLRKALEARMPVILLVNKTDRPDARIDEVVAESQDLLLGLASDLADDVPDLDLDAILDVPVVYASGRNGAASHNKPGNGELPDNADLEPLFEAILQHIPAPTYDDEHPLQAHVTNLDASPFLGRLALLRVFHGTIKKGQTVAWVKHDGTVQNVRVTELFLTKALDRYPAESAGPGDIAVVAGFEDIMIGDTLADPEDVRPLPIIAVDEPAISMTIGTNTSPLVGKVKGHKLTARMVKDRLDRELVGNVSLKVVDIGRPDSWEVQGRGELALAILVEQMRREGYELTVGKPQVVTKQVDGKVHEPYEHLTIDAPEEYLGAITQLLASRKGRMDNMSNHGTGWVRMEFIVPSRGLIGFRTEFMTTTRGTGIANAISHGYDAWAGQIVTRNNGSIVADRSGVVTPFAIIALQERMTFFVNPTEEVYEGMVIGENSRNDDMDVNITKEKKLTNMRQSTSDTFESMTPSRQLSLEECLEFAREDECVEVTPAAVRIRKVELDATARARTTSRLKKQN
- a CDS encoding ABC transporter permease yields the protein MPSNTRPDQQHYVAPLEETPLVAIDSVKAEGKPSNLWTDAWNDVRKRPMFWISSVLIVLVVVVALFPGLFTQTPPNNGCLLANSNGGPTEGHPLGFTKQGCDIYSRIIHGTSTSLAVGLIVTFLVALLGIVFGAFAGFYGGWLDSVLSRLGDIFFSIPYILAAVVIMSVLSQYRNVWVISLAIGLFAWPATARVLRAEILRVKNADFVMASTALGVSRFRILLRHVLPNSIAPVLVITTISLAGAIVAEATLSFLGVGLPTDIMSWGNDISQAQTSLRTAPQTLILPSIALSVTVLSFIMLGEVVRDALDPKARAQR